A section of the Leptolyngbya subtilissima AS-A7 genome encodes:
- the nrtS gene encoding nitrate/nitrite transporter NrtS produces the protein MEAVNGYLKALVTPHLARRAVRVAFVIGTLLFAINHGTAMRSRTMTQARWISAGLTYLVPYAVSIHGQFMGRGGRLGTGK, from the coding sequence ATGGAAGCAGTAAATGGCTACTTAAAAGCACTGGTAACGCCGCATTTGGCCAGGCGCGCTGTACGAGTAGCCTTTGTGATCGGCACGTTACTTTTTGCCATTAACCACGGCACGGCGATGCGATCGCGCACCATGACCCAGGCGCGATGGATCTCGGCTGGGCTGACTTATCTAGTGCCTTACGCCGTCAGCATTCATGGGCAGTTTATGGGTCGAGGCGGACGTCTGGGCACAGGGAAGTAG